The following are encoded in a window of Candida dubliniensis CD36 chromosome 4, complete sequence genomic DNA:
- a CDS encoding DNA-repair protein RAD2 orthologue, putative (Similar to S. cerevisiae RAD2;~In S. cerevisiae: single-stranded DNA endonuclease involved in excision repair of DNA damaged by UV light, bulky adducts, or cross-linking agents; essential for the incision step of excision-repair): MGVHSLWKIIGPTARPVRLEALSRKKLAIDASIWIYQFLKAMRDKDGNSLPSSHIIGFFRRICKLLYFGILPIFVFDGGVPVLKKQTINNRRQRREKNSESRQETAQKLLAIQLQREAENALNRSKKLSSNNVNDDSGIGNDNVIYFEDLPINKSERESSTPSSIIYRKDDEYHLPDLKEFKVSKYDERIMPEEDLIEFYEDFDHVDGININEIDPKSKEFETLPIATQYMILSHLRLKSRLRMGYRKEQLEELFPNSMDFSKFQIQQVQRRNFYTQKLMDVTGMGADSTISKRLAGDKDRKYALVKNEDGWTLALEENSKDNPIHVDSDETEDITREVNSYKHDSGQDKKDEDSDSDFEDVPLEEIPETEEDKDYHRALIKSIYEQYNTEENIQGPTKVVNEFDEKELREAVEKSKIDYFELQAKETQQSGEEKFDWGSSMLFAPDTVKQDVSLHNEESINSVEHTGTQVNAVKSDEFKRIKNSDIKKDTSNNIGQSFLFNADPHRTGKIELRTKEETIFEPEESDSEEAITNNVQQSSDIEKPKKLESVKDQQKLPDWFQNEVSKTLNPHNVKFVNYNNYQIRNRNNQEEKDAGLVPWFEAKEILEQEQSDEQEQEPEKPDNANDDIKEINQEQMNVLIIEEKETVPPSPVEDVRKPAVMDYQFEEEDEEELVQQLRKEELDHESLKHQIKSSHAIPLTSLETRITDEQLLQEKFQKAKRDSDEVTEAMINDVQELLKRFGIPYITAPMEAEAQCAELFKIGLVDGIVTDDSDCFLFGGDKIYKNMFDQKQYVEFYLQDDLFNKMALTQHKLIELALLLGSDYTEGIKGIGPVQAMEILAEFGNLEKFKEWFDKHAKTVADKTELTKLQKSLLDRIKKGKLFLPDSFPDKVVEQAYISPEVDSDKTEFQWGVPDLDQIRSFLMYNLSWSQTEVDEVMVPLVQDMNKKKSEGRQSILNEFFPQEYIQSRKELNLGKRLKTAASKLKKRKHL, from the coding sequence ATGGGAGTACACTCATTATGGAAAATAATCGGACCAACAGCAAGGCCAGTAAGGTTAGAAGCACTatcaagaaagaaattagCTATAGATGCCTCGATTTGgatatatcaatttttaaaagcAATGCGTGATAAAGATGGTAACTCCTTACCATCATCACATATCATTGGGTTTTTCCGAAGAATATGTAAACTATTGTATTTTGGAATATTACCGATATTTGTGTTTGATGGTGGAGTGCCTGTTTTGAAAAAGCAAACCATCAATAACAGAAGACAAcgaagagaaaaaaattctgAATCACGACAAGAGACAGctcaaaaattattagcCATCCAATTGCAAAGAGAAGCAGAAAACGCGTTAAATCGACTGAAAAAGCTATCAAGTAATAATGTCAATGATGATTCTGGTATTGGCAATGATAATGTTATATATTTTGAGGATTTGCCGATAAATAAACTGGAAAGAGAATCATCAACcccatcatcaataatttacAGGAAGGATGATGAATATCATTTACCGGATTTAAAGGAATTTAAAGTGTCTAAATATGATGAAAGAATAATGCCTGAGGAAGATTTAATAGAATTTTATGAAGATTTTGATCATGTTGATGGAATTaatataaatgaaattgacCCTAAATccaaagaatttgaaacaCTACCTATTGCCACTCAATATATGATATTATCACATTTAAGACTAAAATCTCGATTGAGAATGGGGTATAGAAAAGAGCAATTGGAAGAATTGTTCCCGAATAGTATGGATTTctcaaaatttcaaatacaACAAGTCCAACGAAGAAACTTCTATACACAAAAATTAATGGATGTCACAGGTATGGGTGCAGATTCAACTATATCGAAACGACTTGCTGGAGATAAAGACAGAAAGTATGCACTTGTTAAGAATGAAGATGGGTGGACTTTAGCATTAGAAGAGAATTCCAAAGATAACCCGATACATGTGGATTCCGATGAAACTGAAGATATTACACGTGAAGTCAATAGTTACAAACATGATTCAGGACAAGACAAAAAGGACGAAGATAGTGACTCGGATTTCGAAGATGTTCCTTTAGAAGAAATACCCGAAACAGAAGAGGATAAAGACTATCACCGGGctttgatcaaatcaatttatgaACAGTATAATACAGAGGAAAATATACAAGGTCCAACAAAGGTTgtaaatgaatttgatgaaaaagaattgagGGAAGCTGTGGAAAAGTCTAAAATTGATTACTTTGAGTTACAGGCTAAGGAAACACAACAATCaggagaagaaaaatttgattgggGATCGTCAATGTTGTTTGCGCCTGATACTGTGAAGCAAGATGTTTCATTGCATAATGAAGAAAGTATCAATTCAGTTGAACATACTGGCACTCAAGTAAATGCCGTCAAATCCGatgaatttaaaagaatcaaaaatagCGATATCAAGAAGGACACATCTAACAACATTGGTCAgtcttttttgttcaatgCCGATCCTCATAGGACAGGCAAAATAGAACTTCGTACCAAAGAGGAAACAATTTTTGAGCCTGAGGAAAGTGATTCTGAAGAAGCAATAACTAATAACGTCCAACAAAGCTCTGACATAGAAAAACCAAAGAAATTGGAATCTGTAAAGGACCAGCAAAAGCTACCGGATTGGTTTCAGAATGAAGTTAGCAAGACTTTGAACCCACATAATGTCAAGTTTGTCAACTacaataattatcaaatacGTAACCGAAAtaatcaagaagaaaaggaCGCTGGATTGGTTCCCTGGTTTGAAGCTAAAGAGATTTTGGAACAAGAACAATCAgatgaacaagaacagGAACCGGAGAAACCTGATAATGCTAATGATGACATTAAAGAGATTAATCAAGAGCAAATGAATgtattaattattgaagagaaagaaaCGGTGCCGCCACTGCCAGTTGAAGACGTAAGAAAGCCAGCTGTGATGGACTACCAgtttgaagaagaagacgaagaaGAGTTGGTGCAACAGTTGCGAAAGGAAGAGCTTGATCATGAAAGTCTTAAACATCAAATCAAGTCATCACATGCTATCCCATTAACTTCACTTGAAACAAGGATTACAGACGAGCAATTATTACAAGAGAAATTCCAGAAAGCAAAGAGAGATTCCGACGAAGTTACGGAAGCAATGATAAATGATGTACAAGAACTTTTGAAAAGATTTGGAATTCCATATATCACTGCACCAATGGAGGCTGAAGCCCAATGTGCAGAGCTCTTCAAAATTGGCCTTGTGGATGGTATTGTAACGGATGATAGTGATTGCTTTTTGTTTGGTGGAGACAAGATCTACAAGAATATGTTTGATCAGAAACAATATGTTGAATTTTATCTACAGGACGATCTTTTTAATAAGATGGCGTTAACACAACACAAGTTAATTGAGTTGGCACTTTTGTTAGGAAGTGATTATACAGAAGGTATCAAAGGTATTGGTCCGGTTCAGGCAATGGAAATCCTTGCTGAGTTTGGTAACTTGGAGAAGTTTAAAGAATGGTTTGACAAACACGCCAAAACAGTTGCTGATAAAACAGAGCTCACCAAATTACAGAAAAGTTTATTAGATCGAATTAAAAAGGGTaaactttttcttcctGATAGTTTCCCTGATAAAGTGGTTGAGCAGGCATATATATCACCAGAAGTTGATTCTGATAAAACAGAATTCCAATGGGGAGTACCGGACTTGGATCAAATTAGGTCTTTTTTAATGTACAACCTTTCTTGGTCACAAACAGAAGTGGATGAGGTTATGGTCCCACTTGTACAAGAcatgaacaagaaaaaatccGAAGGAAGACAGTCTATTcttaatgaatttttccCTCAAGAGTATATACAAAGTAGAAAAGAACTTAATTTGGGTAAAAGGTTAAAGACAGCTGCAagtaaattgaaaaaacgGAAACATTTATAG
- a CDS encoding gamma-glutamyltransferase precursor, putative (Similar to S. pombe GGT1;~In S. pombe: encodes protein that has the same activity as gamma-glutamyltranspeptidases that initiate extracellular glutathione (GSH) breakdown, provide cells with a local cysteine supply and contributes to maintain intracellular GSH level. It is part of the cell antioxidant defense mechanism. Catalyzes the transfer of the glutamyl moiety of glutathione to amino acids and dipeptide acceptors. Alternatively, glutathione can be hydrolyzed to give Cys-Gly and gamma glutamate: Park et al (2004). Can J Microbiol. 50(1):61-6;~Similar to S. cerevisiae ECM38;~In S. cerevisiae: major glutathione-degrading enzyme; expression induced mainly by nitrogen starvation): MSKQFIKFPSRRSTVYSSKGIVASTQPLANAAGIKILERGGNCVDAAIAVSAALTITEPGSTGIGGDCFALYYKLNDKSDPKSGVVLGLNGSGRAAQNITPQDVWNEHNNGEYMSRIPYTSVLAVTVPGAIGGWFDAYEKWGSGKVTFEEILNPAIQLAEEGFPISELSSHAWRNNIPKLLNQNLDVKENPFILEGNRGPNEGEYITNHQIAECLKLIGKHGKKIFYEGPIADAIIKTTNARNHKLTLDDLKNHTSTIVEPIQLNFQDYKVWEIPPNGHGLVALIALGIIQELHNSGKINLYELKHNSSQYLHILIEACKLGFYDSDEYVTDPIFKDIPIDDLLSPKYLKTRSEFIDLNKIIDGNKMNHGIPDPKFKSDTVYLTVSDSNGEVCSFINSVYEGFGSAIVVEDYGFCLQNRGSNFNLTPGQSNCLEGGKRPYHTIIPGMITNNDGSLYAGFGNMGGFAQPVCHVQHVLNLIIFGMTPQQSIDSPRFVLNSNNNNNNNNDDDEATTDRGRGAEGPVCTPITVVQLEEGIELDVIEDLKTLGHKVEVLSGYDRVTFGRAQIIQNVSKDGKLIYAGGSDMRGDGAAVALI, from the coding sequence atgtcaaaacaatttataaaGTTCCCCTCGAGAAGATCAACAGTATATTCTTCTAAAGGAATTGTTGCTTCAACTCAACCATTAGCCAATGCTGCCGGGATAAAAATTTTAGAAAGAGGAGGAAATTGTGTTGATGCAGCAATTGCAGTTTCTGCTGCTTTAACAATCACAGAACCAGGGTCTACAGGTATTGGAGGTGATTGTTTTGCACTTTATTacaaattgaatgataAACTGGATCCAAAAAGTGGAGTAGTGTTAGGATTAAATGGATCAGGTAGAGCAGCACAAAATATTACACCACAAGATGTTTGGAATGAACATAACAATGGGGAATATATGTCAAGAATACCTTATACTTCTGTTTTGGCAGTGACTGTTCCAGGAGCAATTGGTGGTTGGTTTGATGCTTATGAGAAATGGGGGTCAGGTAAAGTTacttttgaagaaattctTAACCCTGCTATTCAATTGGCAGAAGAAGGATTCCCTATTTCTGAATTATCTAGTCATGCATGGAGAAACAATATTCCCAAATTATTAAACCAAAACCTTGATGTGAAAGAAAATCCTTTTATTCTTGAAGGTAATCGAGGACCTAATGAAGGTGAATATATAACCAATCATCAAATTGCTGAATGTCTCAAATTAATTGGGAAACATGggaagaaaatattttatgaAGGTCCAATTGCTGATGCTATTATCAAAACAACTAATGCCAGAAATCATAAATTAACACTTGATGATCTTAAGAATCATACTTCTACTATTGTTGAACCAATTCAACTTAATTTCCAGGATTATAAAGTATGGGAAATTCCACCTAATGGACATGGATTGGTTGCATTAATAGCATTGGGAATAATTCAGGAACTTCATAATCTGGGTAAGATCAATTTATATGAATTGAAACACAACTCTTCACAATATTTACACATTTTAATTGAGGCTTGTAAACTTGGATTTTATGATTCAGATGAATATGTCACAGatccaatttttaaagatattccaattgatgatttattaagtcctaaatatttgaaaactaGATcagaatttattgatttaaataaaattatagATGGTAATAAAATGAACCATGGAATTCCAGATccaaaatttaaatcagATACAGTTTATCTTACTGTAAGTGATTCTAATGGAGAAGTTTGTTCATTTATAAATTCGGTTTATGAAGGATTTGGTTCTGCTATAGTAGTAGAAGATTATGGATTTTGTTTACAAAATCGAGGTagtaatttcaatttaacaCCAGGacaatcaaattgtttagAAGGTGGTAAACGACCATATCATACAATTATCCCAGGAATGATAACTAATAATGATGGATCATTATATGCTGGTTTTGGAAACATGGGAGGTTTTGCCCAACCAGTATGCCATGTTCAACATgtattaaatttgattatatttGGAATGACTCCACAACAACTGATTGATTCCCCCAGGTTTGTATTaaattctaataataataataataataataatgatgatgatgaagcTACTACCGACAGAGGACGTGGAGCTGAAGGTCCAGTTTGTACTCCAATAACAGTTGTACAGTTAGAAGAAGGTATTGAATTGGATGtaattgaagatttgaaaacacTTGGACATAAAGTGGAAGTTTTGAGTGGATATGACAGAGTAACGTTTGGTAGAGCccaaattattcaaaatgtTTCTAAAGATGGTAAATTAATATATGCTGGTGGTAGTGACATGAGAGGTGATGGTGCAGCCGTGGCATTGATTTAG
- the RBT1 gene encoding GPI-anchored cell surface glycoprotein (flocculin), putative (In C. albicans: orthologous gene encodes putative GPI-anchored cell-wall-associated protein which is repressed by TUP1p, and is part of a cell-wall-associated gene family which also includes HWP1: Braun et al (2000). Genetics 156(1):31-44.;~Similar to S. cerevisiae MUC1;~Similar to C. albicans HWP1;~Similar to C. dubliniensis HWP1), producing MRFATAQLAALAYYILSTEATFPLLGDIFDCIPHNTPPVCSELNLYHDTSASINGSQNNKNKRDVEKRTFGNFGFNSGVNAAFVVSGAKKLSDGSYGIDCNFKSDSSVQLNSAFGKKIKQLSVTGTGYSDIDLLGHVANPFEWSASFKIKAEIIKGKCCLPSGFKIITDFESNCPEFDAIKQIFGTSQIIYKVNAISHAIGTFDASALFNAQLNAFPVKRELNEFEELNNNNGITHSKRTLGLLLNLLKKVTGGCDTLQQFCWDCQCDTPSVSTTIVSTSSAPETSTTPESSVPETTIVTTSSAPETTPESSAPETTTTTTPESSAPETTTTTTPESSAPETTPVSSSVDSTSVTSVPESSAPETTPVSSNVDSTSVTSVPESSAPESSAPETETSPIVQLSTTTAQTTTVITVTSCSNNACSKTKVTTGVVVVTSEDTIYTTFCPLTETTPVTSNVDSTAETSAPESSVPETTAESTTPESTAPESTVPETTAESTTPESTAPESTAESTTPESTAPETETSPTVQFSTTTAQTTTVLTVTSCSNNACSESEVTTGVVVITTEDTIYTTFCPLTETTTATESSTPSVETTPIAPESSAPASESVPVTESSSVAPIAETTPVSPVAPNAESTPVAPNAESTPVAETTPIAPTTAPETSAIVSTTEGTIPTTLESISIIQSSANSSYTIAPVSSFEGAGNNMRLTYGAAIVGLAALLI from the coding sequence atgaGATTTGCAACTGCCCAACTCGCTGCCCTCGcttattatattttatccACTGAAGCCACTTTCCCATTATTGGGTGATATCTTTGATTGTATCCCACACAACACTCCTCCAGTTTGTAGTGAATTGAATCTTTATCATGATACTTCTGCTTCTATCAATGGTTctcaaaacaacaaaaacaaaagagatgttgaaaaaagaacttttggaaattttggatttaatTCTGGGGTCAATGCTGCATTCGTCGTGTCTGGTGCCAAAAAATTATCTGATGGTTCTTATGGTATTGATTGTAATTTTAAAAGTGATTCATCGGTTCAATTAAATCTGGCTTTTgggaaaaaaattaaacaattaagTGTTACTGGTACTGGATATtctgatattgatttattaggaCATGTTGCTAATCCATTTGAATGGTCAGcttcttttaaaattaaagcagaaattattaaaggAAAATGTTGTCTTCCATCCggttttaaaattattactgATTTTGAAAGTAATTGTCCTGAATTTGATGccattaaacaaatttttggTACTTctcaaataatttataaagtTAATGCTATTTCTCATGCTATTGGTACTTTTGATGCTTCTGCTTTATTTAATGCTCAACTCAATGCTTTCCCAGTTAAAAgagaattaaatgaatttgaagaattaaataataataatggtattACTCATAGTAAAAGAACTTTAGGTTTACTTTTAAATTTGCTTAAGAAAGTTACTGGTGGATGTGATACTTTACAACAATTTTGTTGGGATTGTCAATGTGATACCCCATCTGTATCAACTACCATCGTAAGCACTTCTTCAGCCCCAGAAACCTCCACCACCCCAGAATCTAGTGTTCCAGAAACCACCATTGTCACCACTTCATCTGCTCCAGAAACCACTCCAGAATCATCAGCTCCAgaaaccaccaccaccaccaccccAGAATCATCAGCTCCAgaaaccaccaccaccaccaccccAGAATCTAGTGCCCCAGAAACCACTCCAGTTTCTTCAAGTGTTGATTCTACTTCTGTCACTTCTGTTCCAGAATCATCTGCCCCAGAAACCACTCCAGTTTCTTCAAATGTTGATTCTACTTCTGTCACTTCTGTTCCAGAATCATCTGCCCCAGAATCATCAGCTCCAGAAACTGAAACTTCtccaattgttcaattatctactactactgcaCAAACTACAACTGTTATTACTGTTACTTCATGTTCTAACAATGCATGTAGCAAAACTAAAGTAACAactggtgttgttgttgtcacTTCTGAAGACACTATTTATACTACTTTCTGTCCATTAACTGAAACTACTCCAGTTACTTCAAATGTTGATTCTACTGCTGAAACTTCTGCTCCAGAATCTAGTGTTCCAGAAACCACTGCTGAATCTACTACCCCAGAATCTACTGCTCCAGAATCTACTGTTCCAGAAACCACTGCTGAATCCACTACCCCAGAATCTACTGCTCCAGAATCTACTGCTGAATCTACTACCCCAGAATCTACTGCTCCAGAAACTGAAACTTCTCCAACTGTTCAATTctctactactactgcaCAAACTACAACTGTTCTCACTGTTACTTCATGTTCCAACAATGCATGCAGTGAATCTGAAGTCACTactggtgttgttgttattacaACTGAAGATACTATTTACACTACCTTCTGTCCATTAACTGAAACTACCACAGCTACAGAATCATCAACTCCATCTGTTGAAACCACTCCAATTGCTCCAGAATCATCAGCTCCAGCTTCCGAATCAGTTCCTGTCACTGAAAGTTCTTCAGTTGCCCCAATTGCTGAAACCACTCCAGTTTCCCCAGTTGCTCCAAATGCTGAATCTACTCCAGTTGCTCCAAATGCTGAATCAACTCCAGTTGCTGAAACCACTCCAATTGCTCCTACTACTGCTCCAGAAACTAGTGCTATCGTCTCTACGACTGAAGGTACTATTCCAACTACATTAGAATCAATTTCTATTATTCAATCATCAGCTAATTCTTCATACACTATTGCTCCAGTTTCTTCATTTGAAGGTGCTGGTAATAACATGAGATTGACTTATGGTGCTGCTATTGTTGGTCTTGCTGCATTATTGATCTAA
- a CDS encoding AP-3 adaptor complex subunit, putative (Similar to Homo sapiens AP3B2;~Putative orthologue in humans encodes subunit of non-clathrin- and clathrin-associated adaptor protein complex 3 that plays a role in protein sorting in the late-Golgi/trans-Golgi network (TGN) or endosomes: Newman et al. (1995). Cell 82(5):773-83; putative orthologue in S. cerevisae has somewhat less sequence similarity and encodes a beta-adaptin involved in protein trafficking from the Golgi to the vacuole/lysosome: Cowles et al (1997). Cell 91(1):109-18;~Similar to S. cerevisiae APL6) translates to MSDSFSRITSMIDSAKEFTIETAVSASARLTDTPSGSRPQEISKLLNSRTDREILNGMKCVISLITREEDALPYFADVVKNITNSDPKIKQLVIIYLTKYAEVEPDTALLSINSIQKSLNDKDPINRANAIRSLSGIRIGSIIPILVLSMKRTSTDRSPLVRAATAISIGKIYQISGRSKRQMIEYLNQLLTDSEVMVVGAAIKSYAKIRMELNEDKRWVPIHGNFRRICKLLNQFDEWTQSYVIELLTEYSRKFLSRPITDEITDDDLELFLMSMKPLVQSISESVILSVAKSVYLLAPRQLFCDFQLDLVLTRMATSLNQSEVSLFVLEVVSFISKSDNLFESYYKSFYVTPSDSTDVAICKINILSALSNQENFKYIFEELKYYAIYSTNKSVSKESIKAMGKCSGLSLEWSQKILKWCLKKIKTSRGETLNELLTVIRYLIQQKSDSNDSLNKTEVLKTTYNLATILEDSSVELETEARASIIWIIGEYTALAENSFAPDVLRNLLKRFAEEEEEVRYQILVLASKIFAYEMIKIKNEGGDQFKDYVEEKFSNSIEYKMFQHTLHLAKYDSSYDTRDRARMFSVLLSSVDRAQLASLFLQVPKPVPFVKSDAADNLRLRAIDNYFEVCDWSDQDKLPPKSIRTELPVQVNRLGNVSFASSSISREKTKSPSPVGEHSFSSQQFAQQRESLSQVEKKQASRYKLQSLDEFFGSEDDYSSSSSSSSEEEEEEEVSEKEESDEEKNGEKTDKET, encoded by the coding sequence ATGAGTGATTCGTTTTCGAGGATAACGTCTATGATAGACTCTGCGAAAGAGTTCACAATAGAAACTGCAGTCTCTGCGTCTGCTCGATTAACTGATACACCAAGTGGATCTCGCCCGCAAGAAATctcaaaattattgaattcgAGAACTGACCGTGAAATATTAAACGGGATGAAATGTGTAATCTCCCTAATAACAAGAGAAGAAGATGCATTGCCATATTTTGCTGATGTTGTTAAAAATATAACCAATAGTGATcccaaaatcaaacaattggTAATAATCTATTTGACGAAATATGCTGAGGTTGAGCCTGATACGGCATTACTTTCCATCAATTCAATACagaaatcattaaatgataaagaCCCAATAAATAGAGCCAATGCAATCAGGTCATTATCTGGTATTAGAATTGGATCCATTATTCCCATTTTGGTGTTGAGCATGAAAAGAACATCAACGGATCGATCACCATTAGTTCGTGCTGCAACAGCTATATCGATTGGgaaaatttatcaaatatctGGCAGATCCAAACGACAAATGATTGAATACTTGAACCAATTATTAACTGATAGTGAAGTGATGGTTGTTGGTGCAGCCATTAAATCTTATGCAAAGATCAGGATGGAATTAAATGAAGATAAGCGATGGGTGCCAATACATGGTAACTTTAGACGAATTTgcaaattgttgaatcaatttgatgaatGGACTCAATCTTATGTGATTGAATTACTTACTGAATATTCTCGTAAGTTTTTACTGCGACCTATTACCGATGAAATAACTGATGATGATCTTGAGTTATTTTTGATGTCGATGAAACCATTGGTGCAAAGCATTTCAGAATCAGTTATTTTAAGTGTTGCCAAGTCAGTTTACCTTCTTGCTCCACGTCAGCTATTTTGtgattttcaattggatCTTGTTTTGACAAGAATGGCTACTTCATTAAATCAACTGGAGGTATCTTTGTTTGTATTAGAAGTTGTATCGTTTATCAGCAAGAGTGACAACTTATTTGAATCATACTACAAGAGCTTTTATGTAACACCGAGTGACCTGACTGATGTTGCTATTTGCAAAATTAATATCCTTTCAGCATTATCTAATCAAGAGAATTTCAAGTACATATTTGAGGAATTGAAATACTATGCCATTtattcaacaaacaaaagtGTGTCAAAGGAGTCAATAAAGGCAATGGGAAAATGTTCTGGTTTATCTTTGGAATGGAGTCAGAAGATTTTAAAATGgtgtttgaaaaaaataaaaacgTCGCGTGGAGAAACATTGAACGAGTTGTTAACGGTTATACgttatttaattcaacaaaaaagtGATTCCAATGACAGTTTAAACAAAACAGAAGTTTTGAAGACAACATACAATTTGGCAACCATTTTGGAAGATAGTCTGGTTGAATTGGAAACCGAGGCCCGAGCAAGTATTATTTGGATTATTGGGGAATATACGGCACTAGCTGAAAACTCATTTGCACCTGATGTTTTAAGAAATTTACTTAAACGGTTTGcagaagaggaagaagaagttagATATCAAATATTGGTTCTAGCAAGTAAAATATTTGCCTATGAAATGATCAAAATAAAGAACGAAGGGGGCGACCAATTCAAGGATTATGTGGAAGAGAAATTTTCCAATAGTATTGAATACAAGATGTTTCAACATACATTGCATTTAGCCAAGTATGACTCGTCCTATGATACCAGGGATCGTGCAAGAATGTTTAGCGTATTATTATCAAGTGTTGATAGGGCACAGTTGGCATCTTTGTTCTTGCAAGTTCCTAAACCAGTTCCATTTGTTAAATCAGATGCAGCAGATAATCTTAGGCTTAGGGCCATTGATAACTATTTTGAAGTTTGCGATTGGAGCGATCAAGATAAATTACCACCAAAGTCTATTCGAACTGAACTCCCCGTGCAGGTTAATAGATTAGGCAATGTTTCATTTGCCTCATCCTCAATATCCAGAGAGAAAACAAAGTCACCAAGTCCTGTTGGTGAACATTCCTTTTCATCACAACAATTTGCTCAGCAACGAGAATCATTGTCTCAAgttgaaaagaaacaagCACTGAGATATAAATTACAAAGTTTGGATGAGTTTTTTGGTAGTGAAGATGATTATTCATCGTCGTCCTCGTCTTCTTCAGAAgaggaggaagaggaagaggtCAGTGAAAAAGAGGAGtctgatgaagaaaagaatgGAGAGAAAACCGATAAAGAAACATAA